In the Elizabethkingia bruuniana genome, GCAAGCAATTAAAGATAAAGTTAGCTCATTATTTTTAGCCTCAGTAAAATCTGATAATTTTCATAAAGATGGAACATCTATATTTTACCAATTGATACATAACCTTGTTTCATATCAAGAAGGATCAATTAACATATATTGCCCAACTTTAGAATACTATAGTCATGAACTAGTGACGAAATATAATGTACCTATTGATCTATTAACAATTGCTCATTCATGCCATATTTCTAATTTAGCATGTGGGAAATGCTCAGGATGTTTAAAACAACTAAAAGTAAGGTACGAGATAGGAATAGAATAACTTATTCGTGCCCACTTTAATTTTTTTATCAAACATTCTAATACAAAATAGAATATATATACTATTAAATAATATTAATTAAATCTTATGCCTTATCCTATTGAACGAAAATTAGTCGTTGGAGTTTCATCAAATGCTCTTTTTAATCTTGAGACTGAGGATAATATTTTTGTAAGTGAAGGCATTGAGAAATATCGAAACTACCAAATAGCAAACAAAACAAAACCCTTAAATAGTGGCATTGCAATGCCTTTTATTAAAAGATTTTTAAATATAAATAATATTTATCCTAATGAAGCTCCAGTAGAAGTTGTATTATTATCAAAAAATAGTCCCGAAACAGGAATAAGAATATTTAATGCTATTAAAGATCATAATTTAGATATCACGCGTGCAGCATTTACCTCGGGAAAATCACCATATAAATATATACCTGCCTATAATATTTCTTTATTTCTATCAACTAATGAAGTTGATGTTAAGAATGCTATTAATTCTAATTATGGAGCAGGGCGAATATTAAAAACCAATGTTAATGACGATAATGATGATATGGAACTTAGAGTAGCCTTTGACTTTGATGGTGTAATTGCCGATGATCAAGCAGAAAAAATTTTTAAAGAAACTGGTCAATTAGATTTATTCCATGAACACGAACAAACTCATGTTGAAGAGACTCATAACCCCGGGCCCTTAGCTGATTTTTTTAAAAAACTTTCTTTTTTTCAACAATTAGAAACAAAAAAAGAAATTGAAGACAGCAACTATAAGAAAATCGTAAAGACAGCTATTGTTACTGCACGCAATGCTCCATCTCATGAAAGAGCAATAAAAACATTACAAGATTGGGGAGTTTCTGTTGATGAAATGTTTTTACTGGGTGGAATTGATAAAGCGAGGATCTTAGATATTATAAAACCTCATTTATTTTTTGATGACCAAATTTCACATTTAGACCCTAAACTCGAAAATAT is a window encoding:
- a CDS encoding 7-cyano-7-deazaguanine synthase, which gives rise to MKQAVLLSGGIDSICLTYGIKPDIAYTIDYGQRVAGREIYVSKYICQKLGIEHKIIHINCSSLGTGSLAGTENINIAPSEEWWPYRNQLLITFASMQAIKDKVSSLFLASVKSDNFHKDGTSIFYQLIHNLVSYQEGSINIYCPTLEYYSHELVTKYNVPIDLLTIAHSCHISNLACGKCSGCLKQLKVRYEIGIE
- a CDS encoding 5'-nucleotidase, translating into MPYPIERKLVVGVSSNALFNLETEDNIFVSEGIEKYRNYQIANKTKPLNSGIAMPFIKRFLNINNIYPNEAPVEVVLLSKNSPETGIRIFNAIKDHNLDITRAAFTSGKSPYKYIPAYNISLFLSTNEVDVKNAINSNYGAGRILKTNVNDDNDDMELRVAFDFDGVIADDQAEKIFKETGQLDLFHEHEQTHVEETHNPGPLADFFKKLSFFQQLETKKEIEDSNYKKIVKTAIVTARNAPSHERAIKTLQDWGVSVDEMFLLGGIDKARILDIIKPHLFFDDQISHLDPKLENIPLVHIPFGIANIK